A segment of the Lolium perenne isolate Kyuss_39 chromosome 3, Kyuss_2.0, whole genome shotgun sequence genome:
GCGGAGTACTGCTACAACACCTCCTATCACTCCGCCCTGCACGCCACCCCCTTTGAGGTGGTCTATGGGCGTCCACCACCGAGGATGCTGCCTTATGAGTCGGGCTCGGCCCGTTCGGAGACCCCGGGCGACTTGCTTCGGACCCGTAATGAGATTTTGGCTGAGGCGCGCCAGCGTCTTCTTCAGGCACAGTAGCTGGCGCGGAAGTACTATGATGCTCATCATCGCGACGCTGAGTTTGCCGTGGGCGATTGGGTCTGGCTGCGCCTACTTCACAGGATGGCGCAGTCGCTGGATCCGCGTGCCAAGCGCAAGTTGGGGCCTCGCTATGCCGGGCCCTTTCGCGTGCTGGAGCGTGTCGGCACGCTCGCCTACCGCTTGGAGCTGCCGGTGGGTTCCCGCCTCCACGACGTCTTCCATGTGAGCTTGCTAAAGGCTCACAAGGGTGATCCTCCGGCTGAGGCGCCGGCGCTTCCTCCTCATGATGATGGTCGCGTGCTCCTGGGTCCCGAGAAGGTGTTGAAGGCGCAACTGCGTAGGGGCGCTTGGCATATACTGGTGCAGTGGGCTGGCCTGCCCTCGAAGGACGCTACATGGGAGAAGCTAGAGGAGTTTCAGCAGCATTTTCCTGATgttcagctcgaggacgagctgtttgagaaggcggggagagatgttatggtCGGTATCTCCTATTCCAGGAAGGGGCCCAAATAGTGGGCCAAATTAGGGGTTTAGCCCAGTTATTCTATTATATAAGCAGATGTAATCAGACTATTTCGATCAAGCAATAATCAATCTCATTATTGCCGACTCCCAGAGGAGTCGGCCTTCTcctgccgcgccgccgccttccccaGCCCTCGTGACGGCGCCGTGCCACCGGCACCGCCCTTCTCTCTCTCGCTCGCAGCACTTCCACCCCTACAACCTACGCCCCGTCCTGGTAGAACCCTAGACTCtaccaatatatatatatatatgccttAAATGGAAGTTTAAATTGATAAACTACTCTCGATGCCCGTATATTTTAAGCTCGCGATAAGATTATCTTAAAAATAGTTTTAAAAGGAAAAATATGGTTTAAAACCCATACCTGCCCGATGGTCTTAAAAAAAGACCTAATGGAGCCCTATCAAATTTACCTTTTTCAAATGGTTTTGATGCATGAAGTTATTCCAACAAGTATACGTAATAAATAAGTCAATTATAAGAACTATCCTCACAAGAGTAATACAATATTACAATATTAAATTTACCTCGGTCTCTATAAATTAAAATCGTAGTAATTATTTAATAAAATGAGGAATCAAATATTTGTGTCATAGGCATCAAtttgaaaagaaaaaggcaaagaaTACTAGGAATGCAGCTGGAGCGATGGAGTAAGCGGATGATGATTTAAACAGTGTTATTTCTTATGCCAATACTCGACCAAGGTTTGGTTCTTTTGCTTGGAGTATTGCTTTTCTATCCTCTGTATTGTATCATTTCTATTCTGATTTTTGCCTGTCTGGAACATTATGGCAGGAAGTTATGCACCTCTTTCATAGGTTCAAAACTAACATATGGATATTGGTGCACCTGTAAATGTGCACCAATTTTTTTTTGTTCAAGTTAGTTTGTTCATTGTCATATATAACTTAGGCTTACACTGTTTGCTCTCTCAGCATTGATTCAATCTCTAAAGTCCTCTCCGAGATGAGGTTTGGCTACAAAAAAATGGCAGGCTCATTTACAAATCTTATTAACCTTGTTAACTGAATTACTGAAATAGTAGATGCCTAGGTGTTGTTGTTACTCCCGTTGTTTCAAAAAGCAGTGCTAATGCAATTGTAAGAGTTACCTTATATTGAAGTGCATCTTCTTGAGGCATCagctatgtgctctgctcttcagTTTGATTCAGAATGCACCTGCATATACACAGTATCTTAGTTATGCCTTCCCACTTTATAAAGAACTGTAGAGTTTGCTCCAAGctttaaaatagcgtgctaaatgaaatAGCGGCAGTCTCCTTTAAACGTCGTGGACGCTATATCGTGCTACTAGCGTGGTATATTTCAAATAAcgttttcaaaataatactaaatatagcctaaaaataaataattttactagaacgAATGGGTATATAGTCCAAAACTGACTGAATCATACACACATAACCACACATAAAAATAGATCACAAATATTTTAGAAGGATAACATCAGCATATCACAGgacaacaacatagtataaattatttattaaaaaatattaccgttagcgatattatcttctgattTAGAAGTTGCACTTCATCACCACAAAAAAATGAAAGCAACTTGCCCGAAAAAATAgcgctaacactatgaagttTTAGCACGATGTAACATGCTATTCG
Coding sequences within it:
- the LOC139838118 gene encoding uncharacterized protein translates to MAQSLDPRAKRKLGPRYAGPFRVLERVGTLAYRLELPVGSRLHDVFHVSLLKAHKGDPPAEAPALPPHDDGRVLLGPEKVLKAQLRRGAWHILVQWAGLPSKDATWEKLEEFQQHFPDVQLEDELFEKAGRDVMVGISYSRKGPK